The Fulvivirga maritima genome segment AAATTCCGTGTTAAATTTCTTAAAGTAGTATAAGTATTTCCTCCATCTACAGAATAGAGAACATTTAAACGATCATTGTTTTGGTTATAGTTTATCTGTTGTACATCTAATGAGAAGGATACATTGGTATATCCTCTAATATCAATGGCGTTAGAATACCAGTAGCCTCTTCCTCCCTGAAAAAAAAGCACATAGTTGCCTCCTAATGTGCCTATTCCCGATTGCTGAAAGTTCCATGTATTCTGAATGGTACCATTCACATTTCCATCAGAGAAATCAGTTTCGAATAACGTGGTGTTTGTGGTGCCGCCAGTATTAATAGACTCAATAGTGGCCAGCTCATATATTCCGGCAGAGGAGATGTTGCTCAGTGTACCAAAGTTAGCATTGTTACCTGTATTGTTAGTTAATACATTATCCTGTACCTGCATAATGAGCAGGTTTTCTCCAGGCTCAAAAGTATCATAAGTTTCATTAAGATCAGAAACGGTAAGGATGTTGCCGGACACATTATTTACTTTGCCATAAGCATTTATGATTTGTTGAGACCAAGCGTTAGTGATAGTGCCCACGATGAGGCAAGCAAAAGAAAGCCAATTAATTATAGACAACTTCATTTTACAGGGGGATAGATGTAATTAAAACCGCCCAAAATTACTGTGATTTGATGTTTAAACGCAAATTATAGCAGATGATAGAAGTCATGCGTTGAAGTGTGTGATAAATGAACGAAGTGGAAAAGTGTAATGCTATACTGTATATGTTTTTTTGAGGGTGTGTATATGTTGAAATAAGCTTAAATAATAGTCGTAAAGTAATGTTAAATATTTTTTAATTTTTTTTGAGAAAATCGGGTTATTTGCTGTGTAAATGGGTTTAGCAACTACTAATGATCAGAAGACTTGGAGTATTTAATAAAAAAGGTGTATGATTGAGTTTAGTTGATTATCAAATGCTTACGAACAAAAATAAATTTGTTATACTAATGGCTTTTGCAGTGTCAATAGCCGCTCATATTCCATTCATTTCCCAAGCCCAAAATAATATTGCTGTTTCTAATACTGATAAAGTAAAGATAGCTTCAGCAATTAATGGCTATTTAGAAATTATTAATATAGCAACAGGCAAAATCAGGAAACATGGTCAGTTACTTAATGATTATAATCTCAGGGTTAATGATAGATACCTTTCAAACGGGCGAGTTAGTAAATTCACTCCGCTGCTTAAACAATTACCAGAGCGGGAAAAGGAACGTGGCATAGCCGGATTGTCAGATATTCCAGAAGGCAGTAGGGGAGCAGTAGATAAGCTTTTCAATTCTATTTGGTCTAAGCTTGAAGAAAGGCTTCAGTTAGAATTGCAATTGAATGAATTGACCCAAGATTATCCGCCCGCCACCAATGTAGCGAAGTTAGATAGCGTGTATGGCTACTTAGAGCAGATAGATCATAACTATAAGGAATATTATGCTCTGACTCTTAAGTTAGAAGAACTGGCAGCCAGTATATACGATCAATATTTAGCCAATAATGAACCTAGTGCATGGAAAAATACAGCACGAGAAATGAAAGTAGTGATAGATACTGCTAGAAGTTATTTGAATAAGGCTAGGGCAGGGCATTATTCTGAGGAGTCGCCACTGGATACCCTTTATTGGCACCAGGCTCTGGAGCAATTTGCTGTTGATAAATCAGAAAATCTTGGAGCTATAAAAAAAGTGAGAGGAAATGACGGTAGTGATGCACATCAATATTATGATCTCTTTATACATCACATGCGGAGGGCGATGAGAGAATTTCATAATCAGTATAAACCCTTTATGCCATATGCTCCGCAACCTTATTATTATGTAGTGAATGAATTTGATTATGCTATTGATGATTACAATAAAATTATGACTCTTAGCGGAAGATCTGATCTTACAGAGCCGCCCGCATATTTGGTAGGATTGGTTAAGGAAATAGGGCTATATAATTTTTCAGACCCTAGAAAGGCTCCTGAGCCAGAAAGTGTTAATGTAAGCAATGATGCAGATCCTTTACCCATTAATGTATCAATGGAAGGCTTTGCTTATACGCATACGGTACTACTTTTAGATGTTTCCGGTAGTATGAATGATCCTGTGAAACTGCCCTTGCTGAAGCAGTCTATTGTGAGGTTAGCTCCCTACATGAGAGAGCATGACCGCGTTTCTGTAGTGATTTATTCAGATGATGCTCAGGTGATTTTTGAAAATGAGCCTTTCAGTAATAAAAAGGCCATGAAAAAGCTGGAAACATTAATATCAAAAGGTAATACTGATGCTCAGAAAGGACTTAAAGAAGCTTACAAATTGGCTGAAAAGGAGTTTATCACCCAAGGTAATAATAGAATTATTATAGCTACCGATGGCGATTTTCATATAGATGACAAAACTGAAAAGATGGTTCAGAAAGGCTATGAAAAAGGAGTTTTTCTTTCAGTTTTTGGCTTTGGCCATAAGATTTATGATGAAAAGCGCTTTGAAACACTTACTGCGATGTCTGGAGGAAATTATCTGCATATAGATGAAGATAACAGCCTACAAGCTTTAGTGGCAGAGCTGCAGGCAGTGAAAAAATAAAGCCTCTTTTTATTTTAACTTTTGGATTATTGCGCCCTCGATAGGACTAGTATAGAGAACCTCTGCATTATTCAGTGTGTCAGCACTAATAACCACATCATTCTCTTGTGCCTGGTAAGTGGAGTCCATGGTTCTGGTGGCGTTCGGAAACTTGAACTTAGAATAGAATAAATGAAAGTGAAGGTCTCTTTCCACCCAAATCTGGTTAAATTCAGTGTCTTCTATCATTTCTAATTCTTTATTTAAAGAGGCATAAAATGCTTTGTCATAAATGTAAACTTTGATTCTGTGTAGCCAGGTATATTTAAAATTGAAAATAGTGTTAAATGCTAGCAGAAGTGAGAGGGTAGTTAGTATGGGGATTTTTAGTGAGTGTTGATTACTAGCCACGTCATAAAGCAAACTTCGTACTAACAAAGCAAAAGTGACATTCAGATAAATTAAAGATCTGAAAGGCATATAAGTATGCATTATTAATGAGAAAATTACAGGTATGGCTAGTTGGAGGAAAAAGTAATAAAGAAGAGACGTTGAGGTATGTGAGAATCGTTTTTTTGACAAGAAGTAAATTACTAAAGGCAATAATAACACGAGATAGGCTTTACTATTGATATTAGTTATAACACTAATATTTTTGAGTATTTCCATATGGATGAGAGTCCAGTCAAGAACTTCCTTGCTCAGTGAGTATAGAATAATGTTTCGCCATCCACTAACAAGGATTACGGGAAGGTAGAAAATAAGCGTAATTAGCATTACCACCATTATTGAAATTGATAAAAGACCTTTTTCTTTCAGCGAGAACCGTTTATGGTGAAGTGCTACATAGGTAAATAGCCCACAGCAAGAAATTATGAATAGTTTATTAGTGCAGAGCCCTATACTACAGGCTGTTACAATAAGTACAAGGTAAAGTGTGTTTTTACTTTTTAGATAACTATTAAACCATAAAAATGAGGCTACAGAAAATAATGCCAGCAGATGATAAGACCGGCCCTGCACACTGTATATGGCAGACCAAAATGACAAAGCTACCACAACAGTTATAAAAATGGCTTTTGTTATGCCTTGTTTAGCAAACCAGAAAAAAATTAAGATCAGTAAGCACAATTCACTGAATATAGAAGGAAGCCTAATGGCTAATTGATCACTAGCACCTAGACTTAGTGCCAGGTGAGATAGATCGGTGTATAAAATATGATTGTTGAGCCATTGTATGTTATCATTAAACTGATAAGTGTGCCTAACTATTAAGTTTTTCTTACTATAGTAAATGAAGTCAAATACCTCATCTATATGCAGGGGAAAGTGGAAAAACAAAAAGACTTTATAACCAACCCAAGCGATGCCCAGCGCATACAGTAATAGTAGTTGTTTTTGGGTAAAGGGATGTGCTTTAAAAGTTAAGGGTACTGACTTTTTGAAAAGGTAATATATACCAGCACAGACCAGAGCTACTAATGATATAAAGAGAGCTAAAATAAGGTATAAGTGATGAGAAACTGATATATAATGCTCTTTAAAGATAAAGAATTCATCTAGCCGATTCTCCAAATAAACGTCCTGAAATTCGGACATAATAGCGGCTCTGAAACCTTCAAAACTATCAACCGAAAACAATGTATAGAACCAATAGCATGATGGTATAGAAATGAATACTATCCATGACAGGATACCAATAAATATAAAAACAGATGATCTACTGTTCATGAAAGAACCATTGCTGAGGGTTATAAATAATCATATTTAGCCCCTCAAGGTACAGATAATATTCAGAATTGAGGGTGGAATTATTTTAAATATTTGGAAAGTTATAGTTGTATGTTTATTCTCAGCTTATGTGCTCTTGCTCAAATAATTACCTTCATTAAAGAAAAAGCACCTGATCAGTGAGCTCCCGGCCCTTCAATTCGTCATACCTTTCCACGTAATTACCAGCTATGAAAATGATTACAACTACCGAGTCAGTCTGAGCTCATTGAAGGGTAGACGATCGGGATCGATTCATGATCTAGTTGAATTGTATCGGCCTTTTTACTTCTCCAAAAGTCATGTCGACGAAAGGAGACATCTATGTACTTAACTAGCAGAGCCCTTACATTTGCTTGCTAATAAAATCAACAACCTGCTTTCCATAGCTTCAAGATTACTTCGTCATGCATTCCTCGTAATTACCAGCTATGAAAAATTATTACTACTACCGAGTCAGTCTGAGCTCGTCGAAGGGAAGACGATCGGGACTGCTTGATGTGGTAATGAAGTCTTATCAGAAATTTTTGAACTGATGCTTAACTGTTATGCATATACGCGTCTGGCAATAGCAGGCCGTCATTCCTGAATCGTGTAGCATACCGGAATGATATCAGGAATCTTTCTGTTGGGGTAGTAGTATCTGATCAGTGAGATCCCGGCTCTTCACTTCGTTGCGGCCGGGATGACGGTGTGATGTTGGTTTTTAATCAAATTTATAATTTAGAGGCACAAGCGGACGTATGCGCCAGGTTTTGTTATAACCTTGGATCTTCGTTGTTCTTAGTCTTACCGAAGGGCGACTAAGGATTTCTAATCAACACGAGTGTCTCTGGCACGGTAAATAAAACAGCTGCTTTATTTATAAAAACTCAATCTCTATCAAACTGCATTCCACTACGGCAAAAGAAAGAAAATGAATACCTGACTGATTCCTTATTTTGTAACCACTGGACATTTAATGAAAATAGTCAACGATTATTTAAAATGATAGAGATTTTGCATCTAATACCGTGTCACAGACACTGGTGATCATTTAAGAGTTCGTAGTCCCTGCGGGAGACTACGAACAGCTATGGCTTGACTTTACATGGGCGGATTTGAGATAGATGTTAATATTTTCTCTAAATTTTTACTACTTTTTAAAATTTTTTTAAGTCTTCTTATGTCGGTATTTTCTGACCAGTAAATGGAGTCATTATTTATGGTATCCAACAGTCTTAACTTTAGTGTTTCAATATTCTCTAAAAAGGCAACAAGGTTTAGATTCAATTCAATATTATATGTCGGGTTAATAAAGTCCCAAAATGGTCCTCGCTTGCTAAGCTTTTTAACTTCTGTCACAACGAATACTTTGCCAGAGGAATCGATAATCACGCAATCATTTAAAGTTCTCTGTTTTAAAGATAGGCTTGTGGCAACTTTTAATTGCATTAAATTTTCATAAATGCTCAATTCTTTGACACTGGCATCAGTGTCAAAAATTATGGCTGGAAGAGTTAAGTTTTCTGTTTTAAACATCAATTAATGGAGTGTGATGTACCGGAGATTGCTGCAGGAAAAGTCCATTTGGGTGTTCCATAGTATATTCTTTACGCTTGATTAAATGTCAATATTTTACTTGTTCCATGCACAGCACGATGCACTTCCCAACCACTGTACTCTACTCCACTAATAACTTTATTTGTGATGGATTTTAGGTTCCACATCTGATTTTTCACAAAGTTAGGTACATATTTACCAATTCTCTGGTTTTGATGTAAAAAAGCATGATGTATAGGTGCGTCTTCCCAGCGAATCCTGAAGTATGATAATATCGACTGTAATTAGTTGCAGGATCAAACCATTTTTTCCACCACTCCGTTATCCTTAGTCTTACCGAAAGGAGACTAAGGATCTATAATAAACACGAGTGTCTGTGACACGGTAATTTTGACCCAAACTGGCGCAAGTGTCCACTTGTGCCTATTTTGGTTACCTAGTTGTCCGTAGATTGCGACTAATAATTTCCAATGATCATGAGTGTCTCTGACAGAGTATCAACCCCTCTCTGCTCAGTTAGCACTACCTGATC includes the following:
- a CDS encoding vWA domain-containing protein, whose translation is MLTNKNKFVILMAFAVSIAAHIPFISQAQNNIAVSNTDKVKIASAINGYLEIINIATGKIRKHGQLLNDYNLRVNDRYLSNGRVSKFTPLLKQLPEREKERGIAGLSDIPEGSRGAVDKLFNSIWSKLEERLQLELQLNELTQDYPPATNVAKLDSVYGYLEQIDHNYKEYYALTLKLEELAASIYDQYLANNEPSAWKNTAREMKVVIDTARSYLNKARAGHYSEESPLDTLYWHQALEQFAVDKSENLGAIKKVRGNDGSDAHQYYDLFIHHMRRAMREFHNQYKPFMPYAPQPYYYVVNEFDYAIDDYNKIMTLSGRSDLTEPPAYLVGLVKEIGLYNFSDPRKAPEPESVNVSNDADPLPINVSMEGFAYTHTVLLLDVSGSMNDPVKLPLLKQSIVRLAPYMREHDRVSVVIYSDDAQVIFENEPFSNKKAMKKLETLISKGNTDAQKGLKEAYKLAEKEFITQGNNRIIIATDGDFHIDDKTEKMVQKGYEKGVFLSVFGFGHKIYDEKRFETLTAMSGGNYLHIDEDNSLQALVAELQAVKK